The window TACGGGCCGGCGTATCTCCGCTTCTCCGTTGCGGATGCGATCCGCCGCTTCGGGGGGTATCTGAGCCGCTATCAGGAGACGGTGGGCGGGCGAACGCGGACCGGAGCCCAGATTGTCGAGGAGGTGGCGCGGAACCATAGCGTGGGGCCGCGGGTGTTGCTCACCCTGCTGGAGATGCAGAGCGGATGGGTTCGGGGGGAGCCGGCGGATGACCGGGCCCGCTTATATCCGATGGGATGGGAGCGGCCGGGCGCGGAGGGCCTCTACCGGCAGCTGAACTGGGCCGCGGATCGCCTGAACGATGGCTATTACGGTTTCAAAGGCCGCTGGATGTGGACCGTCCGGTTCGCCGACGGGCGGCGGGTTCGGGTGGCGGAGGGGCTGAACGCCGGAACGGTGGCGGTGCAGGCCTTCCTGGCCGCCGTGCGGGCTCCGGAGGATTGGGCGCGGGCGGTGAGCTCCCGGGGGTTCCCGGCCGTCTATCGGGCCCTGTTCGGGGATCCGTTCCGGGAGGAGCCTCCCGTGTCCGTTCCTCCAGAGCCAACGTGGCGGCTGCCGTGGGCGGATGGGGAGATGTGGTATTTCACGGGCGGGCCGCACGGCGGATGGGGGAACGGCGCGGCCTGGGGCGCGCTGGACTTCGCGCCGCCGGATGTGGAGGGCTGCGCCCCCTCCCGTTACTGGGCGCGGGCGGCCGCGGACGGCCTCATCGTGCGCACCGGGGAAGGCGTGGTGGTCCTGGACACCGATGGCGACGGCCATGAGGAGACCGGCTGGGTGATGGTGTATCTCCACATCGCCGCGGAGGGCCGGATCCCGCCGGGGACTCGCGTTCGGGCCGGGGATCCTCTGGGTCATCCTTCCTGCGAAGGCGGGTTCGCGGACGCCGCGCACGTGCATCTCGCCCGGCGATTGAACGGGGAGTGGGTGCCCATCGCCCCCGGGCAGCCGTTCCGGCTGGGGGAATGGGAGGCGCTTCCCAGCTTCGCCCTTTACGAGGGAGCCCTGGCGCGGGATGGGGAGCGCAAAACCGCCTGCGCCTGCAAGGACGACGCCCGCAACGGCATCCCGGCGCCATAGTCGGATTCCGCCCTTCCTCACTCACAGCGGAACGCTCCGAATGCGGGGCGGCTATAATGGGGGAAGCGGGGAAGGCTCTTCCTTCCCACGCGCGGCGCCGTGGGATCGAACCCAGAGGTCTGGCAGGCCGGAGGGGATGGAATGGGAGAGGGGTGGCGCAGGCCGGGCGCGCTGCAGGCCTTCCTGAGGGAACCGGATCCTGAGGCCATGGCGGAGACGCTGGTGGCCTTCGCCAACACCGATGGCGGGGCCCTGCTCATCGGCGTGGATCCGGAGGGGAGAGCGGTGGGGGTGGATCCGCAGGAAGTGGAGGACGCCCTCCGCCGCGCCCTCGCCCAATGCCGGCCTCCGGTGAAGACGCGGTGGGAGCAGGGCGAGGTGGATGGCCGGACCGTGATCATCCTCCACGTCCCCCGCAGTCCGGAGCTCCACAGCCTGGCCGACGGGCGCGTGCTGATCCGTCGGGGCGCGGAGAACCGCCCCCTGGAAGGCCGGGAGATCCAGCAGCTGGCGGCCACCAAAGCCGTCGGCGATTACGAGGCGGAGGTGGTCCCCGGCGCAGGGCGCGAGGACCTGGATGAGGCGATGATCGAGGAATATGTGAGCAAGCGAGAGGCCCGCCAGCGCCGGCGGATCAGCGGAACGGTGGAGGATCTCCTGGTGGAGATCGGGGCGCTGACCCCGGATGGGCGGCCCACGGTGGCCGGGATCCTGCTGTTCGGCAAGCAACCGCAGCGGTTCCTCCCCCAGAGCGGCGTGGTCTTCGTGAAGTTTCCCGGGGTTGGGCTCCAGGGCGAGGGCGGGCTCCCGGGCTATGCCCGACGGGAGGAGATCGGAGGTCCCCTGGCGCGCGTCATCGAGCGGGCCTGGGAAGTCGTCTGGGAGGAGATGCAGCTGGGGGCGGTGGTGCGCGGCCTGGAACGGGAGGAGCGGCCGGAGTATCCGCCCTTCGCGGTGCGGGAGGCCATCGTGAACGCGGTGTGCCATCGGGATTACCGGCTGCGGGGCCGGCGCATCGAGATCCGCAAGTTCGCCGACCGCCTGGAGGTGATCAGCCCGGGCGGGCTGCCGGGTCACATCACCCTGGACAACATCGTGGAGGAGCATTACTCCCGCAACCCGCGCATCGTCTCCGGTCTGTTCTACTGGGGCTACATCGAGGAGCTGGGCCTGGGGATCGATCGGATGATCGAGGAGATGGTCCGGGCGGGCCACCCCCAGCCGAAGTTCCAGGAGACGCCCTATTCGTTCACTGTCATCCTGTATAACCGGCAGGAGCGCCCTCCCATCCCGGCGGGGGAGCCTCCGATGAACGAACGCCAGCTGAAGGCGCTGCAGTATGTCCGGGAGCATGGGCGCATCACCAACCGGGAATACCAGCAGCTCTGCCCGGGGGTCTCCCCCGAAACCCTGCGCCTGGACCTCGCGGACCTGGTCCGCCGGGGGATCCTGCTCAAGATCGGCGACAAGCGCGGGACCTACTACATCCTGAAGTAGGCTGTGGCGCATCTCGGCGGCGATTTCCCAAGGATTTCCCAAAAGGGGTTTGGGATAACAACATGGTGAACTGGACGCCCGGTTTTCCGGTCCTGAGTGGGGTGCAAATCGGGGTGATCCTGGCCCTGGGGTGGGCGGTCTGGCAGATGGGGCTCCTGGCCCGGATGGCCTGGGGAAGGGAAGAGGGGTTGCCGGGGGAGGCCTGGGTCTATAGCGGGCTGGGGGTCCTGTGGCAGGGGCTATGGGCGGTCGCCATCTGGCAGGGGGTTCCCCCGCTCATCCGGTTCACGGCCTGGAACCTCGCGGGCGTGGTGCTCTCCCTCTTGCCGATGGGAGCTCTCCTGTGGATCGGACGGTTCCTGGAGCGCCGGCTTCCCCGCTGGGCGATCCTGCTGATGGGTCTGGGGGCGGGGGTCGCGCTGATCGCGGCAACCTTGCCCTATCGGCCGGAGACCGGCCCGGCGCTTTCCGCGTGGTGGAACGCCAGGCGCATCCCCGGCGACCCGGTCCTGTGGTCCTGGGGGATCCGGGAGGGGATCTGGGGGATCGGGACGGCCCTGGGGCTGGGATGGCTGGGATGGGCCTACCTTCACATCCACCGGCCTCTCCATCGGAACCGGGTCGCCTATGAGTTTCTGGGGACGGGGCTGGTGGCCCTGGGCGAGGGCCTGGCCTGGACCCCTCGGAGCGACTGGATCGCGCTGGGGTGGGGGGTCCGGGGGATCGGGGTCACGATCCTGGCGCTCCCGATGGGATGGCTGGAGCTGCCCTCTTTGCGGCAGGTCGGGCGATCCCTGCTAACGTGGGGGCTTAGCGGGATCCTGCAGATCGGTCTGGTCTTGGGGATCCTGGCGGGGGCAGCGGCCGCGCGGGCGTCCCTGCCTGGGGTGGTCCCGGTGGGGCTGGAGTGGGGAGGGATCGCGCTGGCCATCGTCCTGGCGCAATGGTGGATTGGATGGCCGTTGCACAGGTGGCTCCGGCGGCGGCTGTTGCCCGCCGTGGACGAGCCCGCTGCCGCGGTCCGGCGATATGGTCAAACGATCAGCAACCTGCTGGATGTAGAGGCGCTGGCGCAGGCCGCCTTCACGGTGCTGCAGGAGACCTTCGGGCTCCGGCAGGGGGTCCTCCTGCTATTCGAAGAACAGCCGGACGCGTCGCTGCAGGCGCGGGTGATCCGGGGCCTGGGGGAAGCGCCGGATGACCCGGGCCGCTTCGCCCCTGACAGCCCAATCTTGCAGGCGTGGCAGAAGGGCCGTTCCCTCACCCAGTATGAGATCGACTTCGGAAAGGCGTTCCAGCGCGCGGATCCTGCGGAGCGGCGCTGGCTGCAGCGCCTGGGCGTCGAGCTCTTCGTCCCCATCCGCGCGCAGGCGGTGCTCCTGGGGTGTCTGGCCCTGGGGGCTCGCAGCGGGGTGGAGGCCTATAGCCCGGCGGATCGGGATCTGCTGGCCTCCATGGCGGAGCAGACGGCCGCGGTGCTGCAGAACATCCGCCTGGTGGAGGATCTGCGGCGCCTGAACGCGCGCATGGCCGAGCTGAACGAGGACCTGGCCCGGGCGGCCCGACGGCTGGAGAAGCTGGATCGGGTCAAGACCCACTTCATCGAGATCGCCTCCCACGAGCTCCGGACCCCCCTCACCCACATCCGGGGGTATGCGGATCTGCTGGCGGAAACCCTGAGCGGGCAGGACGAGCCCGATGGCTCCCTGGAGCGCATCCTGCAGGGCCTCCGCCGTGCCGCCCTGCGCCTGGAGGAGATCATCAGCGCCATGCTGGATATCTCGCAGATCGACGCGGAGGCCCTTTCCATCTATCCCATCTCCATCCAGATCCCCACCCTGGTCCGCATGGCGGTGGAGCCGCTGGAGGGGGCGATCGCGGAGCGACGGCAGAAGCTGATCGTGGAGCCGATGGAGGACCTGCCGGTGATCTACGGGGATCTGACCCGGCTGGTGCAGGCCCTGCGTCACGTGGTGCAGAACGCCATCAAGTTCACCCCGGACGGGGGGACGATCACCCTGCGCGCCCGCCGGGTCCCGGCGGAGGAGGCCGGCGGCTCCACGGACTATGTGGAGATCGCGGTGCAGGACACGGGGATCGGCATCGATCCGGAGGATCAGGCCCTGATCTTCGAGAAGTTCTACCGGGTGGGGCCGATTGAGCGGCACTCCACGGGCGCGATCAAGTTCAAAGGTGCGGGCCCCGGGCTGGGGTTGCCCCTGGCGCGGGGGATCATCGAGGC is drawn from Thermoflexus hugenholtzii and contains these coding sequences:
- a CDS encoding ATP-binding protein translates to MGEGWRRPGALQAFLREPDPEAMAETLVAFANTDGGALLIGVDPEGRAVGVDPQEVEDALRRALAQCRPPVKTRWEQGEVDGRTVIILHVPRSPELHSLADGRVLIRRGAENRPLEGREIQQLAATKAVGDYEAEVVPGAGREDLDEAMIEEYVSKREARQRRRISGTVEDLLVEIGALTPDGRPTVAGILLFGKQPQRFLPQSGVVFVKFPGVGLQGEGGLPGYARREEIGGPLARVIERAWEVVWEEMQLGAVVRGLEREERPEYPPFAVREAIVNAVCHRDYRLRGRRIEIRKFADRLEVISPGGLPGHITLDNIVEEHYSRNPRIVSGLFYWGYIEELGLGIDRMIEEMVRAGHPQPKFQETPYSFTVILYNRQERPPIPAGEPPMNERQLKALQYVREHGRITNREYQQLCPGVSPETLRLDLADLVRRGILLKIGDKRGTYYILK
- a CDS encoding HAMP domain-containing sensor histidine kinase is translated as MVNWTPGFPVLSGVQIGVILALGWAVWQMGLLARMAWGREEGLPGEAWVYSGLGVLWQGLWAVAIWQGVPPLIRFTAWNLAGVVLSLLPMGALLWIGRFLERRLPRWAILLMGLGAGVALIAATLPYRPETGPALSAWWNARRIPGDPVLWSWGIREGIWGIGTALGLGWLGWAYLHIHRPLHRNRVAYEFLGTGLVALGEGLAWTPRSDWIALGWGVRGIGVTILALPMGWLELPSLRQVGRSLLTWGLSGILQIGLVLGILAGAAAARASLPGVVPVGLEWGGIALAIVLAQWWIGWPLHRWLRRRLLPAVDEPAAAVRRYGQTISNLLDVEALAQAAFTVLQETFGLRQGVLLLFEEQPDASLQARVIRGLGEAPDDPGRFAPDSPILQAWQKGRSLTQYEIDFGKAFQRADPAERRWLQRLGVELFVPIRAQAVLLGCLALGARSGVEAYSPADRDLLASMAEQTAAVLQNIRLVEDLRRLNARMAELNEDLARAARRLEKLDRVKTHFIEIASHELRTPLTHIRGYADLLAETLSGQDEPDGSLERILQGLRRAALRLEEIISAMLDISQIDAEALSIYPISIQIPTLVRMAVEPLEGAIAERRQKLIVEPMEDLPVIYGDLTRLVQALRHVVQNAIKFTPDGGTITLRARRVPAEEAGGSTDYVEIAVQDTGIGIDPEDQALIFEKFYRVGPIERHSTGAIKFKGAGPGLGLPLARGIIEAHGGRIWVESPGYDEVRCPGSTFYIWLPVVSRSED
- a CDS encoding LysM peptidoglycan-binding domain-containing protein; this encodes MRRRGDREAHRPGRSRGFLLLFLLVLISCRGEDARPSSAPPEPERALSGAGGPAAPVPRTPTPDPPRPGVWPDRELYLVQPGDTLSAIAAQFRTTVEAIQALNPGVDPQRLAVGQPLWIPLGVQERGPSEKLIPDSELVYGPAYLRFSVADAIRRFGGYLSRYQETVGGRTRTGAQIVEEVARNHSVGPRVLLTLLEMQSGWVRGEPADDRARLYPMGWERPGAEGLYRQLNWAADRLNDGYYGFKGRWMWTVRFADGRRVRVAEGLNAGTVAVQAFLAAVRAPEDWARAVSSRGFPAVYRALFGDPFREEPPVSVPPEPTWRLPWADGEMWYFTGGPHGGWGNGAAWGALDFAPPDVEGCAPSRYWARAAADGLIVRTGEGVVVLDTDGDGHEETGWVMVYLHIAAEGRIPPGTRVRAGDPLGHPSCEGGFADAAHVHLARRLNGEWVPIAPGQPFRLGEWEALPSFALYEGALARDGERKTACACKDDARNGIPAP